Proteins encoded by one window of Prosthecobacter vanneervenii:
- a CDS encoding glycosyltransferase family 4 protein produces MKIAISTSVIQRGKTGVAQYVLALTRALMPYTDVVKFHILALAQDLPLFDFARGRMEIIPVDERWRSPVRNIWWHQRVLPRWLDEQQIDVLHVPSYRRMVCSAHCNLISTIHDLAPFHVKKKYDLARMLYGRIVVKLLARRQNGIIAVSSSTARDVERFFGVPVQNQNVILNGIDHSRFNLGDPVAARTLVESRWQLMEPFFLYVSRIEHPAKNHIRLIESFNQFKTNTGSPWQLVLAGSDWHGAEHIHSAARQSPFSKDIRFLGFVEDAVLPDLYRAASVMVYPSLFEGFGLPPIEAMACGCPVICSNRGSLAEVVGSAARIINPEDQAQMADALQDVAIHHEKRESLIQAGLLNARRFNWDENAKRVMEVYEKPFTGSRSWGG; encoded by the coding sequence ATGAAAATTGCAATATCCACCAGTGTTATTCAGCGTGGTAAAACTGGCGTGGCCCAGTATGTCCTGGCTCTGACTCGCGCTCTCATGCCCTATACAGATGTGGTCAAATTTCACATCCTGGCACTGGCTCAGGACCTGCCGCTTTTTGATTTTGCACGAGGGCGCATGGAGATCATTCCTGTAGATGAGCGGTGGCGCTCCCCAGTGCGCAACATATGGTGGCACCAGCGCGTGCTACCCCGATGGCTCGATGAGCAGCAGATCGATGTGCTGCATGTGCCGAGCTATCGGCGCATGGTATGTTCTGCGCACTGCAATCTCATCTCCACCATCCACGATCTGGCCCCCTTTCATGTCAAAAAGAAGTACGATCTGGCCCGAATGCTTTACGGACGCATAGTGGTCAAGCTTCTTGCCCGGAGACAGAATGGGATCATCGCGGTGAGTTCCAGCACAGCCAGAGATGTCGAGCGCTTCTTCGGCGTCCCAGTGCAAAACCAAAATGTCATTCTCAATGGCATCGACCACAGTCGTTTCAACTTAGGCGACCCAGTCGCGGCCCGCACTCTCGTTGAGTCGCGCTGGCAGCTCATGGAGCCATTTTTCCTCTATGTGTCCCGGATTGAGCACCCGGCCAAAAATCACATACGGCTGATTGAGTCCTTCAACCAGTTCAAAACAAATACAGGCTCCCCCTGGCAGCTGGTTTTGGCAGGCAGCGACTGGCACGGTGCAGAACACATCCATTCTGCCGCCCGGCAGTCGCCCTTCAGCAAAGACATCCGCTTCCTGGGCTTTGTAGAAGATGCCGTGCTTCCAGACTTGTACCGAGCTGCATCGGTCATGGTGTACCCCTCTTTGTTTGAGGGTTTTGGCCTGCCTCCGATCGAAGCCATGGCATGCGGTTGCCCGGTCATCTGCTCCAATCGGGGATCGCTGGCAGAGGTTGTAGGATCAGCTGCACGTATCATCAATCCGGAAGATCAAGCTCAAATGGCCGACGCGCTTCAGGATGTCGCCATCCATCATGAAAAGCGGGAGTCTCTGATTCAGGCCGGTCTTCTCAATGCAAGGCGTTTCAACTGGGACGAAAACGCCAAACGCGTCATGGAAGTTTATGAAAAGCCCTTCACAGGTTCCCGCAGTTGGGGGGGTTGA
- a CDS encoding ExeA family protein: MKSPSQVPAVGGVETSYNEADISSYKMSNFLQHWQLDVKPFEATWDTRFYYRSPQHQEALDRLIYLASEKTMNLGMLTGEIGCGKTITTAILAQSLDPCAYIVVSCTNSGFSFDELLQYILWQLDPEATHMPESKFGRCEHLKKLCESAASRGRHVIVLLDEAQDLPEDTLRQLGWLTNFNGEGRPLLTLLLIGQPPLRRLVNNNQAIQQRIGLRFHLLPLAQEATANYVTHRLKAAGHSDGSLFDEDALIHLHHFSRGIPREINRTAKLCMEHAWASGDERITAQILHDVACDLYRQDNLISSAAVLASAT, encoded by the coding sequence ATGAAAAGCCCTTCACAGGTTCCCGCAGTTGGGGGGGTTGAGACGTCGTATAATGAAGCGGACATTTCTTCATACAAAATGTCGAACTTCCTTCAGCACTGGCAGCTAGACGTGAAACCTTTTGAGGCCACGTGGGACACGCGTTTCTATTACCGAAGCCCCCAGCATCAGGAGGCATTGGACAGGCTGATTTATCTGGCCTCCGAAAAAACCATGAACCTGGGCATGCTCACAGGTGAGATCGGCTGCGGAAAGACGATCACCACTGCCATCCTGGCCCAAAGCCTGGACCCATGCGCATACATTGTCGTCAGCTGCACAAATTCGGGATTCAGCTTCGATGAGCTGCTGCAGTATATCCTCTGGCAGCTTGACCCTGAGGCCACGCATATGCCGGAAAGCAAATTCGGCCGCTGCGAGCACCTGAAAAAACTTTGTGAAAGTGCCGCATCACGTGGCAGACACGTGATTGTTCTCCTCGACGAGGCCCAGGATCTGCCGGAAGACACTCTGCGTCAGCTTGGATGGCTGACAAACTTCAATGGAGAAGGCAGGCCTTTGTTGACCCTGCTTCTCATAGGCCAGCCTCCGCTGCGTCGGCTAGTGAACAACAATCAGGCGATTCAACAGCGGATCGGCCTCCGGTTTCACCTGCTTCCTCTGGCCCAGGAAGCCACGGCAAACTATGTCACTCACCGTTTGAAGGCGGCAGGGCATTCAGATGGCTCTCTCTTCGATGAAGATGCGCTCATCCACCTGCATCATTTCTCGCGGGGCATTCCGCGCGAAATCAATCGCACTGCGAAACTCTGCATGGAACATGCCTGGGCGTCAGGGGATGAACGCATCACTGCACAAATTTTGCACGACGTGGCATGTGATTTGTACCGTCAGGACAACCTGATCAGCAGCGCCGCCGTGCTTGCCAGCGCCACATGA
- a CDS encoding polysaccharide biosynthesis/export family protein produces the protein MKATVLATCCVLILSSCALMKEQKKFDARNDASTTTAAFTQTKRQEPIKPEWLKPSPRPFALGPGDKLEIEILGETGTRTDTFVTPDSKVYFDLLPGIDVKGKTTTQLREEMEKLLARYYKQPQVSLTLREVSSQRVWVLGRVNAPGIYPLNRPLRVLDAVTQAGGLFTSRFTGTTEELADLSHSFLIRGGKTLPVDFQKLIREGDLSQNIYLEPDDFIYLPSALTNEIYVLGAVTEPRPVGFMNEMNLITALGRGLGIRLDADLAHVTIVRGSLTEPKIATVNASDIIQGRSTNVRLEPGDIVYIPGAGSMSPGGFLHDAVNTFTRLVAANEGNAAGSAHATPIGVNVNIGGTGSSSNQ, from the coding sequence ATGAAAGCCACTGTATTGGCCACCTGCTGCGTGCTCATTCTCAGTTCCTGCGCCTTGATGAAGGAGCAGAAAAAATTTGATGCTCGCAATGATGCCTCCACCACCACTGCTGCTTTCACCCAGACAAAGCGCCAGGAGCCCATCAAGCCTGAGTGGCTCAAACCTTCGCCCAGACCTTTCGCCCTGGGGCCAGGCGACAAATTGGAAATCGAAATCCTAGGGGAAACGGGCACTAGAACAGACACCTTCGTCACCCCGGACAGCAAAGTCTATTTTGATCTGCTGCCAGGCATTGATGTAAAAGGCAAAACCACTACTCAGCTGCGGGAAGAGATGGAGAAGCTGCTGGCTCGCTACTACAAGCAGCCCCAGGTGAGCCTCACATTGCGCGAGGTGAGCAGCCAGCGCGTCTGGGTGCTTGGACGAGTAAATGCTCCCGGAATCTATCCACTGAACCGCCCGCTGAGAGTTCTTGATGCCGTCACCCAGGCAGGCGGTCTCTTCACCTCCCGTTTCACTGGCACCACTGAAGAGCTGGCGGACCTCAGCCATAGTTTCTTGATCCGTGGTGGCAAGACGCTGCCGGTGGATTTTCAAAAACTCATCCGCGAAGGCGACCTGAGTCAAAACATCTATCTGGAGCCAGATGATTTCATATACCTCCCATCCGCCCTCACGAATGAGATTTATGTTCTGGGCGCAGTCACCGAGCCAAGACCCGTTGGCTTCATGAACGAGATGAATCTGATCACCGCGCTCGGTCGTGGCCTCGGCATACGCCTCGATGCAGATCTGGCTCATGTGACGATCGTTCGCGGCTCCTTGACTGAGCCTAAGATCGCCACCGTCAATGCCAGCGACATCATTCAGGGCAGGTCCACCAATGTACGCCTTGAACCCGGCGACATCGTTTACATACCAGGTGCCGGCAGCATGTCTCCCGGCGGATTCCTGCATGACGCTGTCAACACTTTCACCCGTTTGGTGGCAGCCAACGAAGGCAACGCCGCAGGCTCGGCACATGCCACCCCGATCGGTGTGAATGTAAACATCGGCGGCACCGGAAGCAGTTCAAACCAATGA
- a CDS encoding response regulator, whose amino-acid sequence MIATLGPKSTPPSEIRALHVAIIEDDPTLRLFLQKLVSKPGSQLEFSGAWESAEAAAKPLLDTRPDVVVVDLELPHMCGMDLIRHLSPRMPATAFLVLTIHDDPQKVFAALRAGASGYLLKSAKPAEIVAGIRQAYAGGAPLSQEIARMLIQSFQAPAKTERKRMPGLTPRESEILDLLAKGMVPKEVADQLSLSYSTVRDYLKAVYAKLHVRSRTEAVLKYLDQTK is encoded by the coding sequence ATGATCGCGACTTTGGGGCCCAAATCCACGCCACCTTCTGAGATTAGAGCTTTGCATGTGGCCATCATCGAGGACGACCCGACCTTGCGTCTTTTTTTGCAAAAGCTTGTCTCTAAGCCGGGATCACAGCTTGAATTCTCCGGCGCTTGGGAAAGCGCCGAGGCTGCTGCCAAGCCCCTTTTAGATACCCGCCCTGATGTGGTGGTCGTGGACCTTGAGCTACCCCACATGTGCGGCATGGACTTGATCCGCCATCTGTCCCCACGCATGCCAGCCACGGCATTTTTAGTGCTCACCATTCATGATGATCCGCAAAAGGTCTTTGCCGCCTTGCGAGCCGGAGCCAGCGGCTACCTTTTGAAAAGCGCCAAGCCTGCGGAGATCGTCGCGGGAATCCGCCAGGCTTATGCGGGCGGTGCTCCGCTGAGCCAGGAAATAGCGCGCATGCTCATTCAGTCGTTTCAAGCTCCAGCCAAAACAGAGCGCAAACGCATGCCAGGCCTGACTCCGCGTGAAAGCGAGATCCTGGATCTCCTGGCCAAGGGCATGGTGCCCAAGGAAGTGGCCGACCAGCTGAGCCTCAGCTACTCCACCGTGCGTGACTACCTCAAGGCTGTCTATGCCAAGCTGCATGTGCGCTCACGCACTGAGGCTGTTCTCAAATACCTCGATCAGACAAAGTAG
- a CDS encoding glycosyltransferase family 4 protein translates to MTHKPSSRIRPLIIVEAANPALTSAALVGWSCAQAISKVTDAHIVTEWRNRDDFLKAGMVEGRDFTAINNRRLQHLSWSLASKLSRKGSFSWSLYALFSNLVYPFFERKLWHAFRSRLEAGEFDLVHRVLPLSPTTASWIAPRLKKIGVPFVLGPLNGGVPWPKGFDDLRKQERDGAGRLRTLHRFSRGLSKTRESASAILAASRTTLREIPSQLMQRVVFMPENAVDLEKFPLNPKTTHSETSRPLRISFVGRLVALKGVDMLLTAAAPLVRSGSLHLDIIGDGPERERLQKMVADEGIAAGVSMDGWVPHAQLGSRLRKSDLFVFPSIREFGGGVVLEAMALGIPAVVLDHGGPPELVPPGTGYVLPMTTREDIVSRIRQLLTELKNDPAQLKSAGELAQAHVRKYYTWEAKATQILEVYRWVLGLRSTKPDWGTPMGFVHTQDSVVQAVDTIPESLLVPGHGF, encoded by the coding sequence ATGACGCACAAGCCCTCATCCCGCATACGCCCGCTCATTATTGTCGAAGCGGCAAACCCAGCTCTTACCAGCGCGGCCTTGGTCGGCTGGTCCTGCGCCCAGGCCATTTCCAAGGTGACGGATGCTCACATCGTCACTGAATGGCGTAACCGAGACGACTTCCTCAAGGCAGGCATGGTGGAGGGACGCGACTTTACCGCCATCAATAACCGACGTCTGCAGCACCTTTCGTGGAGTCTTGCCAGTAAACTCAGTCGCAAAGGCAGCTTTAGCTGGAGCCTCTATGCCTTGTTCTCCAATCTCGTTTATCCTTTCTTTGAGCGTAAGCTCTGGCATGCCTTCCGCTCGCGCTTGGAGGCAGGAGAGTTTGATCTCGTGCACCGTGTGCTTCCACTCTCTCCCACCACCGCCAGCTGGATCGCCCCCCGGTTGAAAAAGATAGGGGTGCCGTTTGTTCTGGGTCCCTTGAACGGCGGGGTCCCGTGGCCCAAGGGCTTCGACGATCTGCGCAAGCAAGAGCGGGATGGTGCAGGCCGACTGCGCACACTGCACCGTTTCTCTCGTGGCTTGAGCAAAACCCGGGAATCGGCCAGCGCTATCCTCGCCGCATCCCGCACTACTCTGCGCGAGATTCCCTCGCAGTTGATGCAACGCGTGGTTTTTATGCCCGAGAATGCGGTAGATCTCGAAAAATTCCCGCTGAATCCGAAAACCACGCACAGTGAAACGTCCCGCCCGCTGCGTATCTCATTTGTAGGCAGGCTGGTCGCACTAAAAGGCGTGGACATGCTTCTAACCGCAGCTGCACCGCTGGTTCGCAGCGGCAGCCTGCACCTGGATATCATCGGCGACGGACCTGAGCGCGAACGCCTGCAGAAAATGGTGGCCGACGAGGGCATCGCTGCTGGAGTCAGCATGGACGGCTGGGTGCCTCATGCCCAGCTTGGTTCTCGTCTTCGCAAGAGCGATCTCTTCGTCTTCCCCAGCATCCGTGAATTTGGAGGCGGTGTGGTGCTCGAAGCCATGGCGCTCGGAATCCCGGCCGTGGTGCTGGATCACGGAGGCCCTCCGGAACTCGTGCCTCCTGGAACAGGCTACGTCCTTCCGATGACTACACGCGAAGACATCGTGAGCCGTATTCGTCAGCTGCTCACAGAGCTGAAGAATGATCCAGCCCAGCTGAAAAGTGCCGGTGAACTGGCCCAGGCTCACGTGCGCAAATACTACACCTGGGAGGCCAAGGCCACGCAGATCCTCGAAGTTTACCGCTGGGTGCTGGGCCTTCGCAGCACCAAGCCAGACTGGGGCACTCCCATGGGCTTTGTTCACACCCAGGACTCCGTCGTTCAAGCCGTCGACACCATTCCCGAATCTCTACTTGTTCCTGGTCATGGATTCTAA
- a CDS encoding WecB/TagA/CpsF family glycosyltransferase, with protein MNTTNAASNPRSGPSLSILGVPFDNVTTGQTLEVIAGMIASRKPHYIATANVDFTALALCDEDLRRILLDAHLVVCDGMPLVWASRWLGNPLPERVAGSDLVPKLLEMAQERNWSVFFLGGQKEVAEMAVRKVREKHPDLRIAGMLSPPFKPLLEMDHASICAQIRSTNPDLLFVSFGCPKQEKWIAMNYLQAGAPVTIGVGATIDFLAGHMKRAPRWMQMIGLEWLYRLLQEPRRLFKRYATDFVVFGLAIVKQWWLTRSGRQKSVTTSTHEIPAAVPVTAPPAPTSSIAEIRSPSRLDAAEVRSIEQSWMSILEGPEEGVVINCAETQFIDSTGLGLLMRVQKRCRQSGKPLMLAAVSPAVLKLLQMTRLSSLFHQASSREEALEKIISSSLMVTHSIPKVEPLHLDWSGAVTTSGADGLWRGALGVMQNAADSRNPVVIDLQGVQVMDSGGLGLMARIKDHASSRHINLRFTNASPVVHESLRHEHMEHLLAS; from the coding sequence ATGAACACAACTAATGCCGCATCCAATCCGCGCAGCGGACCTTCGCTCTCCATTCTCGGGGTCCCATTCGACAATGTGACCACAGGTCAGACTTTGGAAGTCATTGCAGGCATGATCGCATCGCGAAAGCCGCATTACATCGCTACCGCAAATGTTGACTTCACCGCACTGGCTCTCTGTGATGAGGACCTGCGGCGCATTCTCCTAGATGCTCATCTCGTTGTCTGCGATGGCATGCCACTCGTCTGGGCCTCCCGATGGCTGGGCAATCCGCTGCCAGAACGCGTGGCGGGCTCTGATCTCGTCCCGAAACTTCTTGAGATGGCACAAGAGCGAAACTGGAGTGTCTTTTTTCTTGGCGGGCAGAAGGAAGTGGCTGAAATGGCAGTGAGAAAAGTGCGTGAAAAGCATCCAGATCTGCGGATCGCCGGCATGCTGTCCCCTCCTTTCAAACCGCTGCTGGAAATGGATCATGCGTCAATCTGTGCTCAGATTCGCAGCACAAATCCGGATCTGCTCTTTGTCTCCTTCGGCTGCCCAAAGCAGGAAAAATGGATCGCCATGAACTACCTGCAGGCCGGTGCACCTGTCACTATTGGAGTGGGAGCCACGATCGACTTCCTCGCCGGCCATATGAAACGCGCACCGCGCTGGATGCAAATGATCGGGCTGGAATGGCTCTATCGCCTGCTTCAGGAACCACGCCGTCTGTTTAAACGATATGCCACCGACTTCGTTGTGTTTGGCTTGGCAATCGTCAAGCAATGGTGGCTGACACGGAGCGGCAGGCAGAAAAGCGTCACCACAAGCACGCATGAAATCCCTGCAGCTGTTCCGGTCACAGCACCGCCAGCACCAACATCCAGTATTGCGGAAATTCGCTCCCCATCTCGCCTGGACGCAGCGGAAGTGCGTTCCATTGAGCAAAGCTGGATGAGCATCCTTGAGGGACCGGAGGAAGGTGTGGTGATTAACTGTGCAGAGACACAATTTATCGACAGCACCGGACTCGGGCTGCTGATGCGTGTGCAAAAGCGCTGCCGCCAGTCTGGCAAGCCATTGATGCTGGCCGCTGTTTCCCCTGCGGTGCTCAAGCTTCTGCAGATGACACGCCTCAGCTCCCTCTTCCATCAGGCAAGCAGTCGGGAAGAAGCTCTGGAGAAGATTATCAGTTCCAGCCTGATGGTCACTCATTCTATTCCAAAAGTTGAGCCGCTCCATCTTGACTGGAGTGGTGCTGTGACAACCAGCGGTGCGGATGGACTCTGGCGCGGAGCCTTGGGAGTCATGCAAAATGCCGCGGACTCGCGCAACCCTGTCGTCATTGACCTTCAAGGTGTGCAGGTGATGGACAGCGGCGGCCTTGGCCTGATGGCTCGCATCAAGGATCACGCCAGTAGCCGTCACATCAATCTTCGTTTCACCAATGCCAGCCCCGTGGTGCACGAATCACTGCGCCATGAACATATGGAACACCTCCTCGCCTCATGA
- a CDS encoding SLBB domain-containing protein — MNATPTTSFSLSAINRKRGITSPAPRQPDAFVRAESPAFSASSVPLAAEAESPQPAIKLPFDPLRIIDALVRRWWLMLAFGIACAGGMLALGLLRFETLYTAKSQIIKQQLASAFRQSDSGESFKPSDLTIPTLMSLMYSGSTIATTSNQLGHRFEESAIRSGLIVSAERNTDILNISMTSNVSAEAVMEMLKAYTETVLLLSRDLQRGDASAMKTFLQKQIERTDADLLKVNEELLAYGRQSQLLDADKQMDAWLGELGNFTLKYETLKLDHDTLDLRIQGIERELGKVDTNAARVDSAKKELAELRVRYTDEHPSVIEAVEKLNALEQQMKNSGLRTDAPPKPGESNVAESLYLDLVRLRAEKQVMGEQLQKLLQVREGINERLAKLPRQAMEYAQIKSRKQTLETSRALLSGRQREAALYEENSQGYFRLFSMARVQDVSAVKPTQKLAMVGAGGFGAGVVLTALLVIASSLSDGRMLSSGDLKRATGAPVLGALPASRTTESADEWAFRTWTKLQPVLHTPANGGGIVCGVLHSAEDDAAEHFIHLLAKAAVRRGLSCICITSKLTEDALALSSAVENPERPARISHDVSDRPYLIGMDEEWQWTPEHRMHWQAALAHWRQLPGTVILIELPSVERPETLLIAEQLPNLIWAGSSGGSLVQKIQDTLLMYRDAGCRLVAALLDRAPELRPALLARFAILALLLGGSIPAQAQTSLPLGPGDAININMPGFEGHERKDIAVGPDGRLTYLQAHDIEAAGLTIDQLREKLNLELRRYYRNARVVVTPSTFQSRKVYVLGKVVKKGAINLDRPLTILEVVSEAGGLETGLFQQNTVELADLGRSFVMRGQSRLPVNLEALFLHGDMSQNVRVEPGDYLYFPSANSNEIYVLGDVKMQGTQGLLAHTSVHSAIAQAGGFTAKAYSKRVLVVRGSFEKPERFIVDMDDVLTARAKGFRLEPKDIVYVADKPWARAEELLHIAINAFLQGAVSSWTRANIGPYIQQPLLPQIR; from the coding sequence ATGAATGCGACGCCTACAACGTCCTTCAGCCTTTCGGCCATCAATCGCAAGCGCGGCATCACCAGCCCAGCTCCACGGCAGCCGGATGCCTTTGTGCGGGCCGAGTCACCCGCATTTTCCGCTTCTTCAGTGCCTTTGGCAGCAGAGGCTGAGTCTCCACAGCCCGCCATCAAGCTGCCATTTGACCCTTTAAGGATCATTGATGCGCTGGTCCGCCGATGGTGGCTCATGCTAGCCTTTGGCATCGCATGTGCAGGAGGGATGTTAGCCTTGGGACTGCTGCGTTTTGAAACCCTTTACACAGCTAAATCCCAGATCATCAAACAACAGCTCGCGTCTGCATTTCGGCAGTCGGATTCAGGAGAGTCTTTCAAACCCAGCGACCTCACCATCCCCACGCTGATGTCTCTGATGTACTCCGGCTCCACCATCGCCACTACCAGCAATCAGCTGGGACATCGCTTTGAAGAAAGCGCCATCCGCTCAGGCCTGATTGTTTCCGCAGAGCGCAATACTGACATTCTAAACATCAGCATGACATCAAACGTCAGCGCCGAGGCTGTGATGGAAATGCTGAAAGCCTACACGGAAACAGTGCTCCTGCTGTCCCGTGATCTTCAGCGCGGAGACGCCTCCGCAATGAAGACATTTTTGCAGAAGCAGATTGAACGCACAGACGCCGATCTCCTGAAAGTCAACGAGGAGCTCCTGGCCTATGGTCGTCAGTCTCAATTGCTGGATGCCGACAAACAGATGGACGCCTGGCTGGGAGAACTGGGTAATTTCACCCTTAAGTATGAGACTCTTAAGCTCGATCACGATACTCTTGATCTTCGCATTCAAGGAATAGAGCGCGAACTCGGCAAGGTGGACACAAACGCCGCACGTGTGGACAGCGCGAAAAAAGAGCTCGCTGAACTCAGGGTGCGCTACACAGACGAGCATCCTTCCGTCATTGAGGCAGTGGAGAAACTCAATGCCTTGGAGCAGCAGATGAAAAATTCCGGCCTCCGCACCGATGCACCACCAAAGCCCGGTGAAAGCAATGTGGCTGAGAGCCTTTACCTGGATCTGGTGCGTCTGCGCGCAGAGAAACAGGTCATGGGAGAGCAGTTGCAGAAGCTGCTTCAGGTGCGCGAGGGCATTAATGAGCGTCTGGCGAAGCTGCCACGCCAGGCCATGGAGTACGCCCAGATCAAATCCCGCAAGCAGACACTCGAAACCTCCCGCGCGCTGTTGTCAGGGAGACAGCGCGAAGCCGCTCTCTACGAGGAAAATTCACAGGGCTACTTCAGGCTGTTTTCCATGGCACGCGTACAGGATGTTAGCGCCGTCAAGCCCACGCAAAAACTCGCCATGGTGGGAGCTGGCGGATTTGGAGCTGGCGTCGTTTTGACAGCTCTGCTTGTGATTGCCTCCTCTCTCTCAGACGGCCGCATGCTCAGCAGCGGAGATTTGAAACGCGCCACCGGCGCCCCCGTTCTCGGTGCTCTGCCTGCATCCCGCACCACAGAAAGTGCGGATGAATGGGCTTTCCGCACCTGGACCAAGCTGCAGCCCGTGCTCCACACGCCAGCAAATGGGGGAGGCATAGTCTGCGGCGTCCTTCACAGTGCAGAAGACGATGCCGCCGAACACTTCATCCACCTGCTTGCCAAAGCAGCAGTGCGCCGAGGTCTCAGCTGCATATGCATCACCAGCAAACTGACTGAAGATGCCCTGGCGCTCAGCAGCGCAGTTGAGAACCCGGAACGCCCCGCACGCATCTCACACGATGTTTCTGACCGCCCGTACCTAATCGGCATGGATGAGGAATGGCAGTGGACCCCTGAACACAGAATGCACTGGCAGGCCGCTCTTGCGCACTGGCGTCAGCTGCCCGGCACCGTAATCCTTATCGAACTGCCTTCCGTCGAGCGCCCAGAGACGCTGCTCATTGCCGAACAACTGCCGAACCTCATCTGGGCAGGCTCCAGTGGTGGAAGCCTGGTGCAAAAGATCCAGGACACTCTGCTCATGTATCGTGATGCCGGTTGCAGGCTGGTCGCCGCATTGCTGGACCGGGCGCCGGAACTGCGTCCTGCCTTGCTGGCCCGCTTTGCCATCCTCGCGCTCTTGCTTGGCGGCAGCATCCCCGCCCAGGCACAAACCAGCCTTCCGCTGGGTCCCGGCGATGCCATAAACATCAACATGCCCGGATTCGAAGGCCATGAACGAAAGGACATAGCCGTGGGTCCGGATGGCAGGCTGACTTATCTTCAGGCTCATGATATTGAGGCCGCAGGACTCACCATCGATCAATTGCGCGAAAAGCTGAATCTTGAGCTCAGACGCTACTATCGTAATGCGCGTGTGGTGGTCACGCCCTCCACATTTCAGAGCCGCAAAGTTTACGTGCTTGGAAAGGTCGTCAAAAAAGGTGCCATCAATCTGGACCGCCCTTTGACCATTCTTGAGGTGGTTTCAGAAGCAGGCGGATTGGAGACAGGTTTGTTTCAGCAAAACACCGTCGAGCTCGCTGACCTAGGCCGCAGTTTCGTCATGCGGGGGCAGTCTCGGCTCCCGGTCAATCTTGAGGCCTTATTTCTGCACGGCGACATGTCTCAAAACGTGCGCGTAGAGCCTGGCGACTACCTCTATTTCCCATCCGCAAATTCCAATGAAATCTATGTGCTCGGGGATGTAAAAATGCAGGGCACCCAGGGTCTGCTGGCCCACACCTCCGTCCACAGTGCCATCGCGCAGGCCGGAGGCTTTACCGCAAAAGCCTACAGCAAACGTGTTCTGGTGGTTCGCGGCTCCTTTGAGAAGCCGGAACGTTTCATCGTGGACATGGATGATGTACTCACCGCGCGCGCCAAAGGCTTCCGTCTGGAGCCGAAAGACATTGTCTATGTGGCCGACAAGCCATGGGCGCGCGCAGAGGAGCTGCTCCACATAGCGATCAATGCCTTCCTTCAGGGGGCGGTGTCAAGCTGGACCAGGGCCAACATAGGGCCCTACATCCAGCAGCCTTTGCTCCCTCAGATCCGCTGA